The uncultured Desulfuromonas sp. genome has a segment encoding these proteins:
- a CDS encoding iron-sulfur cluster assembly scaffold protein gives MGKNDLIGGSLWEQYSQKVSDRMNNPRYFGELTEEDAKQLGGRLVIANEGAESCGDTVRLFWVVGDGDEVIKAATFKSFGCGTAIASTDMMAEMCIGKTVEEATKITNLDVEMALRDTEDQAAVPPQKMHCSVMAYEVIKQAAAIYRNVDVETLKDKDIVCECARVSLQMVEDAIRINDLTTIEEVTDYTKAGAFCKSCIEPGGHEKRDVYLVDILARVRAEIEAERNPEGAKIDDFVTLSIVKQVKEIEAVLDRYVRPALAGDGGGIELDDVQPGENDDQVYVHVKYKGACKGCAGSVAGTLGFVQKMLQDNLSEAIRVVVA, from the coding sequence GGAGCAGTATTCTCAAAAAGTTTCCGACCGCATGAACAATCCGCGCTATTTCGGTGAACTCACCGAAGAAGACGCCAAACAACTTGGCGGGCGACTGGTGATTGCCAACGAGGGCGCCGAGTCTTGTGGCGATACCGTCCGGTTGTTCTGGGTTGTCGGTGATGGCGATGAGGTGATCAAGGCGGCGACCTTCAAATCGTTCGGTTGCGGAACCGCCATTGCTTCGACGGACATGATGGCTGAGATGTGTATCGGCAAGACCGTTGAAGAAGCCACCAAGATTACCAATCTGGATGTTGAGATGGCCTTGCGTGACACCGAGGACCAGGCTGCGGTGCCGCCGCAGAAGATGCACTGTAGCGTTATGGCCTATGAGGTCATCAAACAGGCGGCCGCCATCTACCGCAACGTCGATGTTGAAACGTTAAAAGACAAGGATATCGTCTGTGAATGTGCCCGGGTTTCATTGCAGATGGTGGAAGATGCCATTCGCATCAATGATCTGACCACTATCGAAGAAGTGACCGATTACACGAAGGCGGGTGCCTTCTGTAAGTCCTGTATCGAGCCGGGTGGCCATGAAAAGCGCGATGTCTATCTGGTCGATATCCTCGCGCGAGTGCGGGCCGAAATCGAGGCGGAGCGCAACCCGGAAGGTGCTAAAATCGATGATTTTGTCACCCTGTCGATCGTCAAGCAGGTGAAAGAAATCGAGGCGGTTCTGGATCGTTACGTGCGCCCGGCTCTGGCCGGTGATGGCGGTGGCATTGAACTCGACGATGTCCAGCCTGGAGAAAACGATGATCAGGTTTATGTTCACGTCAAATACAAAGGAGCCTGTAAAGGCTGTGCCGGAAGTGTTGCCGGCACACTGGGGTTTGTCCAGAAAATGTTGCAGGATAATCTCAGTGAAGCGATTCGCGTGGTTGTTGCCTGA
- the def gene encoding peptide deformylase, whose amino-acid sequence MSLLKIYHYPDPVLAKESEPIAAVDDEIRQLAADMAETMYAAPGVGLAAPQVGISKRVIVLDCGGEENPELIKAVNPEILERQGDSFEEEGCLSVPGYYASVKRSSWVKVRYLDMDGQTVEREADGLLAICFQHEIDHLDGKLFVDRLSSLKKGMFRKKYPKILEQQQEQL is encoded by the coding sequence ATGAGCCTGCTGAAAATATATCATTATCCGGACCCTGTTTTGGCGAAGGAGTCCGAGCCGATAGCTGCTGTCGATGACGAAATTCGCCAGCTTGCCGCCGATATGGCGGAAACCATGTATGCCGCGCCGGGCGTTGGTCTGGCTGCGCCTCAGGTTGGTATTTCAAAGCGTGTGATCGTTCTTGATTGTGGTGGTGAGGAGAATCCTGAACTGATCAAAGCCGTCAACCCGGAGATCCTTGAGCGCCAGGGTGACTCGTTCGAAGAGGAGGGCTGCCTGTCCGTGCCCGGCTATTATGCGTCCGTCAAGCGCAGTTCCTGGGTCAAGGTCCGCTATCTGGATATGGATGGTCAGACTGTTGAGCGGGAGGCGGACGGGCTATTGGCCATCTGTTTCCAGCATGAGATCGACCATCTGGACGGCAAGCTGTTTGTCGACCGGTTGTCGTCGCTGAAAAAAGGGATGTTTCGTAAAAAATATCCCAAAATTCTTGAACAACAGCAGGAGCAGCTGTGA
- the fmt gene encoding methionyl-tRNA formyltransferase, giving the protein MINIQTIRTVFMGTPDFALDTLQGLIESGVQMVGVYTQPDRPKGRGKKLAAPPVKELALQHEIPVFQPQKLRDEEAVKQLRSLSPDLIVVVAYGQILPQAVLDIPKYGCINVHASLLPRHRGAAPINKAIIDGDPMTGVTTMMMDIGLDTGDMLVKKSLPIHPEETAGQLHDRLAPLGREAMEETLARLCAGTLVREKQDDNLSTYASMMKKEDGLIDWSRDARQIHNLVRGLDPWPSAYTLLDGQTLKVAKTRCVDGQGEPGQVLEANGDTVIVACGQGALQLGALQLPGKKMLCAADFLRGRGLEKGTRLGS; this is encoded by the coding sequence GTGATTAATATTCAAACCATTCGTACGGTTTTTATGGGAACGCCCGACTTTGCCTTGGATACGTTGCAGGGTTTGATTGAGTCCGGGGTGCAGATGGTCGGTGTGTATACCCAGCCGGATCGCCCCAAGGGGCGAGGCAAAAAGTTGGCCGCCCCTCCGGTCAAGGAACTGGCGTTGCAGCATGAGATACCGGTTTTTCAGCCGCAGAAATTACGCGATGAAGAGGCGGTCAAACAACTGCGCAGTCTGTCACCGGACCTGATCGTGGTTGTGGCGTATGGCCAGATTCTTCCCCAGGCGGTTCTCGATATTCCGAAATATGGCTGTATCAATGTTCATGCCTCTCTGTTGCCGCGTCATCGTGGTGCGGCGCCGATCAATAAGGCGATTATTGATGGCGATCCCATGACCGGGGTGACCACCATGATGATGGATATCGGTTTGGATACCGGTGACATGCTGGTGAAAAAGTCGTTACCGATCCATCCCGAAGAAACAGCGGGACAGCTGCATGATCGGCTGGCCCCATTGGGGCGGGAAGCGATGGAAGAAACCTTGGCCCGTTTGTGTGCCGGGACTCTGGTGCGTGAAAAGCAGGACGACAACCTGAGTACCTATGCGTCGATGATGAAAAAAGAAGATGGGCTTATTGATTGGAGCCGAGACGCTCGGCAAATTCATAATCTGGTGCGCGGTCTTGACCCGTGGCCGAGTGCCTATACGCTGCTTGATGGCCAGACGCTGAAGGTGGCAAAAACCCGTTGTGTTGATGGGCAGGGTGAGCCGGGCCAGGTTCTTGAAGCCAATGGCGACACGGTGATTGTTGCCTGTGGACAGGGCGCTTTGCAGTTGGGTGCTTTACAGTTGCCGGGTAAGAAGATGCTCTGCGCCGCTGATTTTCTCCGTGGTCGCGGTCTGGAAAAAGGGACGCGTCTCGGCAGCTGA
- the htpX gene encoding zinc metalloprotease HtpX, which translates to MLNNLKTVGLMAVLTIILMVIGGAIGGRGGAIVALVLAGVMNIGSYWFSDKIVIRMYKGQEVNSGVLYDVVSELCQRNNLIMPRVYMIPQDTPNAFATGRNPQHAVVAATQGIVHLLSREELMGVMAHELSHVRHRDILIGSVAATIAGAISYLAQMGQWAMLFGMGGNDEEDGGGNMFVMLITMIFAPMAAMLVQMAVSRSREYAADRGGAELCGNPHYLASALRKLEAANHQRPMHDVNDATAHMFIVNPLSGKGLQSLFSTHPPMDERVRRLEAMA; encoded by the coding sequence ATGCTGAATAATCTCAAGACCGTTGGCCTGATGGCCGTGTTGACCATCATCCTGATGGTGATTGGTGGTGCGATTGGCGGCCGTGGCGGTGCCATTGTGGCACTGGTTCTGGCTGGTGTGATGAATATCGGCTCCTATTGGTTTTCCGATAAAATCGTCATCCGTATGTATAAAGGACAGGAAGTCAATAGCGGTGTGCTCTACGATGTTGTGAGCGAACTGTGTCAGCGCAATAACCTGATCATGCCGCGGGTGTATATGATCCCTCAGGATACGCCGAATGCCTTTGCCACAGGACGTAATCCGCAACATGCCGTGGTCGCCGCGACGCAGGGCATTGTGCACCTGCTTAGCCGTGAAGAGTTGATGGGCGTCATGGCCCATGAACTCAGCCATGTTCGTCATCGCGATATCCTCATCGGTTCCGTTGCCGCGACCATCGCCGGGGCGATCTCCTATCTGGCACAGATGGGCCAGTGGGCCATGCTGTTCGGCATGGGCGGGAATGATGAGGAAGACGGTGGCGGCAACATGTTCGTCATGCTGATCACCATGATTTTTGCGCCGATGGCGGCCATGCTGGTGCAGATGGCGGTGTCGCGTTCACGTGAATACGCGGCGGACCGCGGCGGCGCAGAGCTGTGTGGCAACCCGCATTATCTGGCCAGTGCTCTGCGTAAGCTCGAAGCGGCCAACCATCAGCGTCCCATGCATGATGTGAATGATGCAACGGCGCACATGTTTATTGTCAATCCGCTCAGCGGCAAAGGATTGCAGAGTCTGTTTTCCACGCATCCGCCCATGGATGAACGGGTACGTCGCCTGGAAGCGATGGCGTAA
- the rsmB gene encoding 16S rRNA (cytosine(967)-C(5))-methyltransferase RsmB has product MTKTAKPNGKDARRIAFDVLTRVDEGGYSDLVLDAALSASAGLDPRERALATELVYGVLRRRGSLDFILKAYCRQPLKKLQPKVLRLLRLGIYQLCYLDRIPDRAVVHSMVELARRCGLERVSGLVNGVLRSYLREPQRVVWPDPHQDALSWLEHGLSLPRWLAQRWLAQYGAQDAMALAESQLSAPPVTVRVNTLKMTREEFLAQLKERDIAAEVTRFAPEGVVLPHAGDLQRLPGREQGWYQVQDEASMLMAHLLSVEPGQRILDTCAAPGGKTTHVVALTDNRSEILALDLHQQRLDLLRQGAERLDCARIRTLACDMTQPCAALAECEFDRVLVDAPCSGLGVLRRNPESRWRRKESDIAVLAQTQRQILHQAAEWVVPGGLLLYSLCTTTPEESSEVVADFLARHPMYAQIDLANRAPAHWAPLFDKQGQLVTRTGVHGPMDCFFAAGFYRQPDCSF; this is encoded by the coding sequence GTGACAAAAACAGCAAAGCCCAATGGCAAAGATGCCCGACGCATTGCCTTTGATGTCCTGACCCGGGTGGATGAAGGGGGCTATTCTGATCTGGTTCTCGATGCCGCCTTGTCAGCTTCAGCCGGTCTTGATCCGCGTGAGCGTGCCTTGGCCACGGAATTGGTGTATGGCGTGTTGCGTCGTCGCGGCAGCCTCGATTTTATCCTTAAAGCCTATTGTCGCCAGCCGCTGAAAAAATTGCAGCCCAAGGTGTTGCGTCTGCTGCGTCTGGGAATCTATCAATTGTGTTATCTGGATCGCATTCCGGATCGGGCGGTGGTCCATAGCATGGTGGAACTGGCCCGTCGTTGCGGTCTGGAGCGGGTCAGCGGTCTGGTCAATGGTGTGTTGCGCAGTTATCTGCGCGAGCCGCAGCGGGTGGTGTGGCCCGATCCGCATCAGGATGCGCTGAGCTGGCTGGAGCACGGCTTATCCTTGCCGCGCTGGTTGGCACAACGTTGGTTGGCCCAGTATGGTGCTCAGGATGCGATGGCGTTGGCGGAGAGTCAGTTGTCCGCGCCACCCGTCACCGTACGTGTCAATACCCTGAAAATGACGCGGGAGGAATTTCTCGCCCAGCTCAAGGAACGGGATATTGCCGCTGAAGTCACCCGTTTTGCTCCGGAAGGTGTGGTTCTGCCCCATGCCGGTGATCTGCAACGCTTGCCCGGACGTGAGCAAGGATGGTATCAGGTGCAGGATGAAGCCAGTATGCTCATGGCGCATTTGTTGTCGGTTGAACCCGGTCAGCGTATTCTCGATACCTGTGCCGCCCCCGGTGGCAAAACCACCCACGTGGTCGCGTTGACGGACAATCGTTCAGAAATTCTCGCCCTTGATCTTCATCAACAACGTCTTGATCTTTTGCGCCAGGGTGCCGAGCGTCTTGATTGCGCACGGATCCGTACGCTGGCGTGTGATATGACGCAGCCTTGCGCCGCCCTGGCCGAGTGTGAATTTGATCGCGTTTTGGTTGATGCGCCGTGCAGTGGCTTAGGGGTGCTGCGGCGCAACCCGGAGTCGCGTTGGCGACGCAAAGAAAGTGATATCGCGGTGTTGGCGCAAACCCAGCGGCAAATTTTGCATCAGGCGGCGGAATGGGTTGTTCCCGGCGGCCTGTTGCTTTACTCTCTGTGTACGACGACACCGGAGGAATCTTCCGAAGTGGTGGCGGACTTTCTGGCGCGGCATCCCATGTATGCGCAAATTGACCTGGCCAACCGTGCCCCGGCGCACTGGGCGCCGTTGTTTGATAAGCAAGGGCAACTGGTGACGCGTACCGGTGTCCATGGCCCGATGGACTGTTTTTTTGCCGCCGGTTTTTATCGTCAGCCCGATTGTTCCTTTTGA
- the rpe gene encoding ribulose-phosphate 3-epimerase: protein MIKISPSILSADFACLGAEIRTVEQAGADYIHVDVMDGHFVPNITIGAPVVGALRQVTELPLDVHLMIENPDLYIPDFAKAGSDIITVHQEAVPHLHRTIQLIHSLGKKAGVSINPATPAGALEIIMAEVDLVLVMTVNPGFGGQSFIPATLNKITQLREMIDRTGRDIELEVDGGVKADNIGEIAAAGADVFVAGSAVFNAPDYTQAIQALRDSVK, encoded by the coding sequence ATGATCAAGATTTCTCCCTCAATTCTTTCAGCGGACTTTGCCTGCCTGGGTGCGGAAATTCGCACCGTCGAACAGGCCGGAGCCGACTATATCCATGTCGATGTCATGGATGGCCACTTTGTGCCGAATATCACCATCGGTGCGCCGGTGGTCGGCGCATTGCGCCAAGTGACCGAATTGCCCCTTGACGTTCATCTGATGATCGAGAATCCCGATCTGTATATTCCCGATTTTGCCAAAGCCGGTTCCGATATCATTACCGTCCATCAGGAAGCGGTGCCCCATCTGCACCGGACCATCCAGCTGATTCACAGTTTGGGTAAAAAAGCGGGCGTGTCGATTAATCCGGCCACACCGGCCGGCGCGCTGGAAATCATTATGGCCGAAGTCGATCTGGTTCTGGTGATGACGGTCAATCCCGGCTTTGGCGGCCAGAGTTTTATCCCGGCAACACTGAATAAAATTACCCAATTGCGTGAAATGATTGATCGTACCGGCCGTGATATTGAACTCGAAGTGGACGGTGGTGTGAAGGCGGACAATATCGGCGAGATCGCCGCCGCCGGGGCGGATGTGTTCGTTGCCGGCAGCGCCGTATTCAATGCGCCCGATTATACCCAGGCCATTCAGGCGTTACGGGACAGCGTCAAGTAA
- a CDS encoding bifunctional homocysteine S-methyltransferase/methylenetetrahydrofolate reductase, translated as MSVSPLMQRLNDAVLIGDGAMGTQLYSRGVPADSCFERLNLTRPELVVSVHEAYVAAGAQLLETNTFTANGLRLGGVGLDGQVRQINEAGARLARQAVGAGQDCFVAGSVGPLGSRDVEEALSSDDQRSLFREQMTGLVDGGVDLLLLETFASLAELRLAASVAAEFGLPVVAQMAFFAEGRTREGLDGGQFVAALNADVDVVGANCGVGPHEMLQLVRQMTAATSTPVSAFANSGFPQYVNGRHVYLATPDYFAARGLEMVEAGAALVGGCCGTTPEHVAALAARIDGMKPGRVAVSSRPPRDKKHPSVRVEEPRQATVSPLLAPQRAKVPITVELDPPRGLDCSVTLERAKLLAQSGVDAINLAENPLARIRMGNLALAAKIQDATGIPVIAHVTCRDRNLIGLHSDLMGAHLLGLRHILAVTGDPVSVGETSGATSVFDLNSVGLLQLLNGLNQGRNMLGADLGEGTRFCLGAAFNPNVTHLQGQVNKLHKKLAAGARFFQTQPVYSVAVFQRMVQALEGVSAPVFLGLLPLVSERNAEFLHNEVPGIVLPDEVRKRMRGTSGDAGVAAGMAIAAELVQSCAPQAAGYYIMPPFGKVDLALQLIEIIKTTPA; from the coding sequence ATGAGTGTCTCACCATTGATGCAACGTCTCAACGACGCGGTTCTGATCGGCGATGGGGCCATGGGTACCCAGCTTTACAGTCGGGGTGTTCCCGCGGACAGCTGTTTTGAGCGGTTGAACCTGACTCGTCCGGAACTGGTGGTTTCCGTGCACGAAGCCTATGTTGCGGCGGGCGCGCAACTGCTGGAGACGAACACCTTTACCGCCAATGGTTTGCGTCTTGGTGGGGTCGGTCTGGACGGGCAGGTGCGTCAAATTAATGAGGCTGGAGCCCGTTTGGCCCGTCAGGCTGTCGGGGCGGGCCAGGACTGCTTTGTTGCCGGTTCCGTCGGTCCTCTCGGTAGCCGTGATGTGGAAGAAGCGCTTTCTTCAGACGACCAGCGCAGTCTGTTTCGTGAGCAGATGACCGGCCTCGTGGATGGCGGGGTGGATCTGCTGTTGCTTGAAACGTTCGCCAGCCTGGCCGAGTTGCGGTTGGCGGCTTCTGTCGCCGCGGAGTTTGGATTGCCGGTCGTTGCCCAAATGGCGTTCTTTGCCGAAGGACGCACCCGTGAAGGTCTTGATGGTGGGCAATTTGTTGCCGCGCTGAATGCGGATGTGGATGTGGTCGGGGCCAATTGCGGTGTCGGGCCACATGAAATGCTTCAACTGGTGCGTCAGATGACGGCAGCGACATCCACTCCGGTGTCGGCGTTTGCCAATTCCGGCTTTCCCCAGTATGTCAATGGCCGCCATGTTTACCTGGCCACGCCGGATTATTTTGCCGCCCGGGGTCTGGAAATGGTCGAAGCCGGCGCAGCTCTGGTCGGGGGCTGCTGCGGGACAACCCCGGAACATGTTGCCGCGTTGGCTGCGCGGATCGACGGAATGAAGCCCGGGCGTGTTGCCGTGTCTTCGCGGCCGCCGCGTGATAAAAAACACCCGTCGGTTCGTGTTGAGGAGCCCCGTCAGGCAACGGTTTCGCCGTTGCTGGCCCCGCAGCGGGCAAAGGTGCCGATCACCGTGGAGCTTGATCCACCGCGGGGGCTGGATTGTTCGGTGACGCTTGAGCGTGCCAAGCTGTTGGCGCAAAGCGGTGTTGATGCTATTAATCTGGCGGAGAATCCTCTGGCGCGCATCCGTATGGGCAATCTGGCTCTGGCCGCCAAAATTCAGGATGCCACGGGCATTCCGGTGATTGCCCATGTGACCTGCCGTGACCGCAACCTGATCGGTCTGCACTCTGATTTGATGGGCGCGCATTTGCTCGGCTTGCGCCATATTCTGGCTGTGACCGGTGATCCGGTTTCTGTAGGCGAAACCAGCGGAGCAACCAGTGTGTTTGATCTGAATTCCGTCGGTCTGCTGCAATTGCTCAATGGATTGAATCAGGGGCGTAACATGCTCGGCGCTGATCTCGGCGAAGGGACCCGTTTTTGTCTCGGCGCGGCCTTTAATCCCAATGTGACGCATCTACAGGGGCAAGTGAACAAGCTGCATAAAAAACTAGCGGCTGGAGCCCGATTCTTTCAGACGCAACCGGTATATTCAGTGGCTGTTTTTCAGCGCATGGTGCAAGCGTTGGAGGGGGTCTCCGCGCCGGTTTTTCTCGGATTGTTGCCTCTGGTCAGCGAGAGAAATGCCGAATTTCTTCACAATGAGGTGCCGGGAATTGTCTTGCCTGATGAGGTGAGAAAACGGATGCGCGGAACCAGTGGCGACGCCGGTGTCGCCGCGGGGATGGCCATTGCTGCCGAGCTGGTTCAATCCTGCGCCCCTCAGGCCGCGGGATATTATATCATGCCGCCTTTCGGCAAAGTGGATCTTGCCTTGCAACTGATTGAAATCATAAAGACAACCCCTGCCTGA
- a CDS encoding FAD-dependent oxidoreductase produces MSDIVFSSWGREIVDNRNGGDADMASLKLKLPTEYLDGKVGAFMGWDGVVLLDGETDVVAMAAEYMKRVQEKHCCGKCTPGKKGTRVMQDTLARILQGHGEERDLEIIENLKSLLEGCKCTLCMTSAIPVLDTVKYFRDDYMAYISGGKKPKLAASYHDKLTAPCMDKCPAHIDIPAYIEEIKNYRFEDSLSVIRERMAIPAVCGRVCPHPCETACRRALVDEPVSIMVMKRVASDHEWMHHKTPPMLPAAPTGKKVMVVGAGPAGLTCAFYLAQKGHKVKIIDMLTEPGGTVAVGIPDYRMPRHLLRREAEIVEALGVEIEYGVKLGRDVSLRELKENYDAVFLGTGAFKSKPMGVEGEDAGYEGFSEGGIHYLRAVALGQGMVTPKRVVVVGGGNTAIDCVRVALREGAEESILVYRRTRNEMPAESYEVDDADEENVRFEFLVNPTRLITENNKITGVEVIKMALGEPDESGRRRPAPVEGSEYVIPCDMVIPAIGQDPDLSYLQDGDYGIEQTRWNSIVTHGGTMMTDNAGVFAGGDCEYGAMTVVLAVGHGKRAASVMHRYLMEGKAILDDEEALEDVVNRLGVFDDKEKVPNVGGLHREHQPKVDGAERATNYDEIELAMPESQAVVEADRCLRCYRVAMVAVEQ; encoded by the coding sequence TTGTCTGATATAGTTTTTTCCAGCTGGGGAAGAGAGATCGTTGATAACCGCAACGGCGGTGATGCCGATATGGCGTCACTGAAGCTGAAGCTTCCCACAGAGTATCTGGACGGTAAAGTCGGCGCCTTCATGGGCTGGGATGGTGTTGTACTGCTCGACGGCGAAACCGATGTCGTGGCAATGGCCGCTGAATACATGAAGCGGGTTCAGGAAAAACACTGCTGTGGCAAGTGTACCCCGGGTAAAAAGGGAACACGTGTTATGCAGGATACGCTGGCCCGGATTCTTCAAGGCCACGGTGAAGAGCGTGATCTGGAAATTATCGAAAACCTGAAGTCGTTGCTGGAAGGCTGTAAATGTACTCTGTGCATGACGTCGGCGATTCCTGTCCTTGATACGGTCAAATATTTCCGCGATGACTACATGGCGTACATCAGTGGCGGCAAAAAGCCGAAGCTGGCGGCCAGCTATCACGATAAGCTCACCGCACCTTGTATGGACAAGTGCCCGGCCCATATTGATATTCCCGCGTACATCGAAGAGATCAAGAATTACCGCTTTGAAGATTCATTGTCGGTGATCCGTGAGCGGATGGCGATCCCGGCTGTTTGCGGTCGTGTGTGTCCGCATCCTTGTGAGACTGCCTGCCGCCGTGCACTGGTCGATGAGCCGGTCAGCATCATGGTGATGAAGCGTGTCGCTTCCGACCACGAATGGATGCACCATAAAACGCCGCCGATGCTTCCCGCTGCTCCGACCGGTAAGAAGGTCATGGTGGTTGGTGCCGGCCCTGCCGGTTTGACCTGTGCCTTCTATCTGGCGCAAAAGGGTCATAAAGTCAAAATTATCGATATGCTGACCGAACCGGGCGGTACGGTTGCCGTCGGTATCCCGGATTATCGTATGCCACGTCATTTGTTACGCCGTGAAGCCGAGATTGTTGAGGCGCTGGGCGTTGAAATTGAATATGGCGTTAAGCTCGGTCGTGATGTTTCTCTGCGTGAGCTCAAAGAAAACTATGATGCCGTGTTCCTCGGTACCGGTGCTTTTAAATCGAAGCCGATGGGTGTTGAGGGCGAAGATGCCGGTTATGAAGGCTTCTCCGAAGGTGGTATCCACTACCTGCGTGCCGTGGCACTGGGCCAGGGCATGGTCACACCGAAGCGCGTTGTTGTTGTCGGTGGTGGTAACACCGCCATTGACTGTGTGCGTGTTGCCTTGCGTGAAGGTGCTGAAGAGTCGATTCTGGTTTATCGTCGTACCCGTAACGAGATGCCTGCTGAATCTTACGAGGTCGATGACGCTGATGAGGAAAATGTACGTTTTGAGTTCCTCGTCAATCCGACCCGTTTGATTACCGAGAACAACAAGATTACCGGTGTTGAAGTGATCAAGATGGCACTGGGTGAGCCGGATGAATCCGGCCGTCGTCGTCCGGCTCCGGTTGAAGGTTCTGAGTATGTCATCCCTTGTGACATGGTGATTCCGGCCATCGGTCAGGATCCGGATCTGAGCTATCTTCAAGATGGCGATTACGGCATTGAGCAGACTCGCTGGAACAGCATCGTCACTCATGGTGGTACCATGATGACGGATAATGCGGGTGTCTTTGCCGGTGGCGACTGTGAGTACGGAGCGATGACCGTCGTTCTGGCCGTTGGCCATGGTAAGCGTGCTGCGAGTGTCATGCATCGTTACCTGATGGAAGGCAAAGCCATCCTTGACGACGAAGAGGCGTTGGAAGATGTCGTCAATCGCCTTGGCGTTTTCGATGATAAAGAAAAGGTTCCCAACGTTGGCGGCCTGCATCGTGAGCATCAGCCCAAGGTTGATGGGGCGGAACGTGCCACCAACTATGATGAAATTGAGTTGGCCATGCCTGAAAGTCAGGCGGTGGTTGAAGCAGATCGTTGTTTACGTTGCTACCGGGTGGCAATGGTTGCCGTCGAACAGTAG